The Clostridia bacterium genome window below encodes:
- a CDS encoding cell division protein FtsL, with product MECSSSRIGEVGRHAAARRATRGRRFVAACATVAIAAVVVLVAYLAQRAEIVRASDGRVRAESRLAALRNEYDRRSLELARLTSLDRIDRAARVQLGMVDPTATGVVMVDARPQVASASVSTPAARALSEPPTVLASVSGAIQHMAMAAASSLVAAWFANAPAQLPVVLD from the coding sequence ATGGAGTGCAGCAGTTCGAGAATCGGTGAGGTGGGACGGCACGCAGCTGCGCGGAGGGCCACAAGGGGTCGGAGATTCGTGGCGGCGTGCGCAACAGTCGCCATTGCAGCTGTCGTGGTTCTCGTTGCATACCTGGCCCAGAGAGCAGAGATAGTCCGAGCGTCCGATGGACGCGTCCGAGCCGAGTCTCGTTTGGCCGCGCTGAGAAACGAGTACGATCGGAGGTCACTGGAGCTCGCACGCCTCACATCCCTCGATAGAATCGACCGTGCAGCCCGTGTTCAGTTAGGAATGGTGGATCCAACAGCCACTGGAGTGGTGATGGTCGATGCAAGGCCGCAGGTTGCTTCGGCCTCCGTGTCCACGCCTGCGGCCCGCGCGCTGTCCGAGCCGCCGACAGTGCTCGCTTCGGTATCGGGGGCGATACAGCATATGGCAATGGCCGCGGCATCCAGCCTCGTAGCCGCGTGGTTTGCGAACGCCCCGGCGCAGCTCCCTGTTGTTCTCGATTGA
- the rsmH gene encoding 16S rRNA (cytosine(1402)-N(4))-methyltransferase RsmH encodes MERDSMDYAHTPVMLREVLQFLNPGPGDVAVDCTLGGAGHSARIAERIGPAGFLLGIDRDQDALAAAERTLSGQECAIRLVQGNYALVGEIVGREAPRPPDCMLFDFGVSSYQLDSAERGFTFREDAPLDMRMDASSGMSAADLVNTESEDELERIIREYGEERWAARIAQFIVDARHTKPILTTGHLVGIILAAVPRGARREGPHPARRTFQALRIAVNDELGAIRRGLEGAIECAAPGARIVAISYHSLEDRIAKEAFRSAERPCTCPPSMPECICGRVKQVDVITRKPALPSEEEIALNPRARSAKLRAVRKVLGL; translated from the coding sequence GTGGAACGAGATTCGATGGACTACGCCCACACCCCAGTCATGCTCCGAGAGGTTTTGCAGTTTCTGAACCCGGGCCCAGGTGATGTTGCAGTGGATTGCACTCTGGGCGGCGCGGGTCACTCTGCCCGGATCGCTGAGAGGATCGGACCCGCTGGATTCCTCCTCGGCATCGACAGAGACCAGGACGCACTGGCGGCTGCGGAGAGAACCCTATCAGGGCAGGAGTGCGCAATCAGGCTCGTTCAGGGGAACTACGCTCTTGTGGGGGAAATCGTGGGGCGAGAGGCTCCACGCCCTCCCGATTGTATGCTTTTTGACTTTGGAGTCAGTTCGTACCAGCTTGATTCTGCGGAACGCGGGTTCACGTTCCGCGAGGATGCTCCGCTGGACATGCGGATGGATGCTTCGTCAGGAATGTCCGCGGCCGATCTGGTGAACACCGAGAGCGAGGATGAGCTGGAACGGATCATCAGAGAGTATGGCGAGGAACGGTGGGCGGCGAGGATAGCCCAGTTCATCGTGGATGCACGGCACACCAAACCCATACTCACCACAGGGCATCTGGTTGGCATCATCCTGGCGGCGGTGCCCCGCGGGGCGAGAAGAGAAGGCCCCCACCCAGCCAGAAGGACATTCCAAGCTCTGCGGATAGCTGTGAACGATGAGCTCGGCGCGATTAGGCGCGGCCTCGAGGGCGCCATTGAGTGCGCTGCACCAGGAGCGAGAATCGTGGCCATCTCATACCACTCGCTCGAAGACAGGATTGCGAAAGAGGCATTCAGGAGTGCAGAGAGGCCATGCACCTGCCCGCCGTCGATGCCTGAATGCATATGCGGCCGTGTAAAGCAGGTGGATGTGATCACGAGGAAACCCGCGTTGCCATCAGAGGAAGAGATAGCGTTGAACCCGCGCGCCAGGAGCGCCAAGCTCAGGGCCGTGCGAAAGGTTCTAGGCTTGTGA